The Solanum lycopersicum chromosome 8, SLM_r2.1 DNA segment GACCAAGTCTTGGGAATTTGAAAGTGACATGCTTGTTAATATAAATGAACTGAATTTAAAAGACAGTTCGATGTATAAAATATCACATATTTAAGaattatatcttttaaaaaaataatataattgacttattttgatgcaaataataaaaaatatatttttacagtATGAATTAATGACGTATAGATGACATGAAAAATCGTATCATTTCTTCGATTATCCTTCTATTAATATTGAATAGAATGTGAGTCTAAATTTCTAGTAATACGCGTTTTAATTTAAATGGTTttgttaatgttattattaattattaaatcaaCTGGTCAAGTTAAAGTGCTAATACTCATATTTTCTATGTTTGTCTATATTGAATATACCTACTAATCTtctcataatattatttttttaattatgttaagtTCTAGATCaagattttcttaattaaattaacccTTTTTCCCATGTGAACTTGAACGTGGAATTGTAGTACGTACTTACGTACTGATTAGGTTTTATTATAAGAgagttttttcttaaaatataattttcgattatgatattataagttatatatgtatttttttaatttatcaagttCTAGATCAAAATTATACTAAATTAACCTCTTTTTTCAATTGTAACCTTGAATTGAACGTGGAATTGTAGTACGTAGTATTAGTATTAGGTTTTgtaataagatatatatattatgtcaaGTTCTAGTCTTCTAGACCAAGATTATCtgagtccggagcctaaagggtaaaaaatgttaacaaaaatttcaaaacggtatatgaaatttctttttaaccaaaagggcaaaatcgctgacgaagtagcgattttgtccactaaaaaaagtaaaatcgctgctatagcagcgatttgTTAAATtcgcttttttttttaaaaaaaaaaaattataacaaaatcgCTCCCTCCggagcgattttcaaaataaaaatatttttttaatatttttttgatatgtcgctgcttaggcagcgacttgtgtataattttttttaattaatattttttgttttttttttataaaaaaagtttaaatcaattttttaaatcaaatagcTGTCAAGgcaatgatttttaattaaattttttaaaaaataaataaataaatcgctgccaaggcagcgattctaaatcaaattttttttagtgatttaatttttaaaaattaaaaattgcagcaatgtaattttaaaaaaaaaaaattttcatttaaacttttttaaataaaaaaagcaaaaaaaaataaaaaattaaggtaATGTCGCTGCATAAGCAGCGACTTACTTAAAaaggtataaaaaaaatttgaaaattgaaaatcgctCCCTCGGGAgcgattttgttttaattttttttttttttaaaaaaaatcaaatttaacaaaatcactgctatagcagcgattttgctttttccaatggacaaaatcgctacttcgcgagcgattttgcccttttggttaaaaagaaatttcatataccgttttagaatttttattaatattttttaccctttaggCTTCGGACTCAAGATTATCTTAGGCTTATTTCCCCATGTAATATATACatactattactactattagTGCTTATAATAAGAGAGTTTTTGTTATTACATCTAATTTCGACTTATGACATAAATTAAAggcaaaaatttgaaatatattcgaAGTTTGATTGAAATTGTTATAACAGTGTCAAATATTGGAAATAACCTTTTATCGCTGCACtatttgataatatattttaaggGTGTATATAACTTGTAACGTGTCCACGTAGACACAtgtatacctttaaaatacactattaaatagtgcaggaGTAAAAGCTCTTCTACAAAATTTGATATCGTAACAATAATTTTGGTTAAAGCTTAATGCATTTTTCGGACTCtatatttttcctaaattaaaCATGTATAGCTAGAATTACATACCACGTATTTCAATCTCTAATCATGTTTGGTTTTCTCCATATACatatatctttcaaaattttataaattaggaAATAATTTAATGGACATATTAGCTATTCAAAAAATATTGCTTATCAACATTCTTATACCAAACATATCATCAGTTTATTATTTGTTTCAACATTTCGATCGAAACACACAAcgatattatttatatatccaaaaaaaataaaaaaaatagccCCAAATAGTTACTAATTTTCACTTATCAACTATTTCCAATCACTTAATTAAGGTTTTAATTAGATGAATAGTTGAATCATGTTACACTGCAGTATTATTATTAGACTATCAGAACTCTAatattttcaaagtaattaaacatgaaactcaaaaatctaacaaaatatattatataaataaaaaataatactttattATTACACCCTCAAAGGTACTAACATTATTCAGGAATAGCCTTGAGTGAAccataattacaataattatgAATAGGAGAAGAAATAACCCTAACATTACTAGAAGAAACAAGTTCATGAGCTACATCCATAAATTCAACTACACCTCCTTCACTACACTTCAATAAAAGTCTCTCAGCATCTTCTTTTTTCATCAGTATTTTCACTCTAACTCCGCGATTATTATTGatcacattatcatcatcatcaactttgttaatttcttcttctagtaCTTGATGTTGGTATTTAGGTTCCAAATCAAATTTCACTTGTttcttgagttttggcttcTTCTTATCTAACTCATCTCTACAAACATAAGTAGTAGTAGTGTTAGTGTTACTACTTTCAACTTTATTGGTTTTTTTGGAGTTGCTTCTTTTTCCCTTGAGGAAAAAATTAGCAAATCccataattatttttcactGATATATTGTATGAGTAGAGGAAATTATAGTTGAAGGaggatgaagaaaaagaagtaatGAATTAGGTGTTTAAATAGATGAATTAAGGTTTGAAGGAGTCAATTATATTGGATTATAATTTGGGGTAATATATGCATATAGTCCCACTGTCacaatcaaaaaatatttaatttgtttgataataaaaaaataaaaaaaaagagacttgTGGTCTTCATGagagattttttaatttaatttgtttatttttcaatgaaaattCTTTTGATTAGAAAAAGATTGTGTTTGCTAGCTAATGGAATCTAATAACTGAATCTCATTTCGATTAAGTGTTTACATAATCTTCttatatttaaagaaataattcattaaaataatcaGTCATTTcgaataaatatttacataatctTTTATATTTGAAGAAATAGTACATTAAAATAATCAGTCAGTATTGATATCAAATACATTTAATTAAGATCGTCAAATACTTGAAAGTTCTTCTTTACCCATTTTTTTGCTTTTAGAGCACAGGTAATATATACGATCCCAAAATaaagagtcttcaatatataGTAGGAGAAAAGCACCTATAATGATTCATAAAAAAATGTCACAAGGAACTTGATAAAATTGGttatgtatatctaaatatattattgtttgcTTATATTAGAAttgattcttaaaaaaattcatagagTAACATTACTAGGAATTAATCAATTTTCGGACATGTCtataagaaatatttagttgaaaaattaaaatttccaaTAAAAAACATCTTCAACGAGtggttttaaattttgatagattttttcATAAGTCGGATCTATAGAAAATTTACtgatttatagtaataatatattaaaacttgGATCTTTATTAGAATTGATAGTTGCAATTAGTTTATTGCAAGATTGTGTTCTCATTGCTTCATAAATTAGACTACTTCTAGACAAATTGAAAAGTAACATACTTCTTAATCATTGATTCGAATACATAATTACATTACGTGTAGTTGCATTGTTTTATTAATGTTACCACTaatcattatattaatattactatatcAATTGGTCAAGTAAATCCACTAATAATAATCTTTTACATTGACTAATACTATCTTCAAATTTTGTTTATGTACGGATGAAACAAATTCATTaacttttgtttaaattttatatttttattaaaaaattattatttatgtataaatgtTGAATTACAAATTCAATAAATGTTATTTCGGTGGAGAATTTAGaatgtaaaattttgaaatattagtattttatattaattaaaatactaaatcATCACAATAAAATATTCTGTGTAGTGTAGTCCCATAAATTGGGATGCATAAATGATGGAGTGTACGCAGATCATACTTCTACCTCAAGGTAGAGAGGGTTATGATGAAATctcaattctagaaaaacaaTCGTAACAGAAATAGTTGAaagcaattttttaaaaaattaaatcaaaatacataaaataacaaaaacaaaagggtCTTTTTcctataattaattattgtactTCAATCACATCATTTTGAGTCTCTAAAAGAGTCTTTTTCTATCGAATAAAAATAGAAgggtctttttttttctctctatgaCCAAGTAAACGGATAACTTCAATTTTGTCATAGTTAATTGATTATTCATAGAATAAATTGGAAATAcgataaataacaataaatactTAGTTGTATGGTAATATTCAcattttattgtaaaaaaaaaacaataaacacttatttttcttttttggcgTTCGAAAAAAACTTGTAAATAATTGAACTTTTGACTCATTCTTCACAACTTTAAGGTATATTTTTGGACAGGTTTCTTAATTGCGAAATTTGAAATTCTACAATAATGGCTATCTTATAAATATCCCTCTGATATGGCTATTTGTGAAATATATCCTCGCATTTTCACCTTCTTCGGCCCAACCCAAATCCTTATTGGGTCTTGTTTAACTTAGGACTAGGTATTGGGCCCTATTTCTCTTATTCTCTCCATTTGTGGGCTTTTTAGAATAAGCCTTTTTAACCTGGTCCAAGTAAGCATGTTGGCCCTTGAGACTTGAACGAGGTAGGTCGGATCGTGCTGCCTCGTGagttaaattgaaaataaaaagaataaattacataattagacatatttactctcatatatacaatttattacttattcttttaaaatattaggtATTTTAACACTAGTTAAGAGTTTTTAACCATATATTGAGAAAGATACACTTGGATACATGTATTTTTACTATAAGATATACTAAATCATAGAGAGGTAAGTGAGATGAGGAGGGAGGAAAGCGAGATTCATCTGTACCCTAAATATATGTGAGTCACACTAAATACATGTATGTGGTGTGACTCACATATATCTATGTAGGGAATGAGATTTGTTATGTATCCATGTAAACAAAATGTATCTAAGtaaattatacataattttaactatatattGCAAATCAAAGTGTATCTAAGCAAACTTCTAAAGTAATaagatttatataaatttcaacaTAAGAAAACAGATTTTAGGTAGACTTAACCACTACATCGTATAAGTAGAACGACAATTTCTTAAAGACCCATGCTCTAAGtaattacaattttaaaatagataaatatatatatacgttTATCTGGTTtgattcacatatatatatgtgtaggGAATGAGATTTGTTATGTATTCAGGTAAATAAAATGTATCTACAAATTATACATAATGTTAACTTTATATTGCAAATCAGAGTGTATTCCTAAAGTAGTAAGatctatataattttaatataagaaaataaataataggtaGACTTAACCACTAACTCGTATAAGTAGATTGACAATTTCTTAAAAATCCTCTGATCTAAGTAATTACAATCtgaaaatagataaatttatacaagtttcaatataaaaagaatatattatagGTAAACTTAACCATTATCTTATAAGTAAAACGAGAATTtcttatacaattttaaaatagagtACAAATTCGAAAATtgcaattttgaaaattcaacttTCCAAGTTTCTTAActtctttataatatatttagtgggtacataatttatattttccttattttgttttacttaataTATTTCCCTATTCTGTTCTTTGTAGTTTTTGTTCTTAACAGAGACCCAATTTttagaccttttttttttttccagattttggagACGAAACAATGGCTGGAGCAGGAGCACATATCGTGAAGAGAATCCCACGCATCAAATTTCCTCAACGACACGCAAAAGCTTCTTCTGGTAttccctttttgtttttttctcatTCTTGGTGTtcctaattttctttttatctataTGTATTTATTGACTTGTTTGATCTTCTTgaaatatgtctttttttttttgtttataattgTGAGATATAGTGGTAGAAAGCACTAATTTGTTGTAAAGATGAAGTCTTGGAAAGAAATAGGTCCAAATTGAGCTAAATGGATATAAAGAACCATTTATTAGCTGATGCTAGTTTGATAGATTCTGCCTTACTGTTAGAAAACCACTGGCTTATTGTTAAGGAGAAAGAATGGGGGTGAAGCGGGTCTAAATGGAGCGGGATTTATTAagaggattcatatagccgaCTTCAACTAGTTTGGGTTCCGAGTGGTGGAGTCGGAAATTTGGGCGAGGgattcaagaaaaatataagGACATACTTGAAATTTGTACCTATAGTTTCGAGTAATTTTTTAATCGTTTAACTCCTAAATAGTACTTTCTCTTATGTGAAGGGGATTCAATTGAATACACAACTGATTATAAGTACTTGgaaataatcatatcatagataaatttttttcatgcCTAGACTCTCCGTCAGTTCTTTTGCAAATCGTGATAGGTTTTGACAGCAATGACAACATGCCTAGTGTGAACAGAAAAGTGGGGTGTACGCAAACCTGACCCCTACCTTGTGTgagatagagaggttgtttccaataCTCCTGTatcaaggaaaacattttcaaaaacaaataaaattatggtAGTCTTTTTTTTCATAGAGATTATAGGGAACGGAAATACCATTTTCTTCTCTTCCACTTTGGCCAATATGAGTTGACCTGGTACTAGCGCTTTATCTGGGAATTTCTCATCCTAGTAGGAGCTTCCCAGAGAAAAAGCTTAGTAGCCACGTTAGCAGGGCTTCCACTTCCAAATAGGTGACTCTGCCCTATTTGAGGGATAGTACTAATagttttatgttgttttttgaTAATACTGTAGTGTTATGTGCACATTGATTTGTCTTTATGTGAATAAGCTATTGACAAGGTGGTTCGATGCGCGGAGAGGGGCATGGTCCGTCCAAATCTTCCCATTTATGCCTTTACTatatttgttcattatggtCAATGCCTGCATTTAGAAAAACTTTAAAACTGTCTGATTCTAAATGGCagaagttttgagttatagtgTTTTACACTTAATCAATTCATTTAGAAGCTGAACTATTCTGCGGAGATATCTTAATCTCTTTTCAGTTAGTTGATAGGTACTATAAAGATTATTAACTCTCAGTTCCAAACTTCCCCAACCTTCTCAAAATGTAGGATGTTCTGACCGAGGAAGAAAAGGAACAAAGATGTTTATAATGAGGGTAAAATCCCCGTTTTTACATTTTGCAATAAATGGTTAAATTCATTATATCAATATGAGTATTCTATATCgataaaatacttattttggAACCACCTCTATATTATAACACTCAAAGATCAACAAACATGACTTGCTcaagtgaaatttttttaatacaaaatgcATGTTCCAGCCCATTCACCTTAATCAGGCACTGGTTTCCTTTTGCATCAAGATCAAAGTGCATATGCAAAAGTTTCTAGTTTAGAAGTCTATGGTGCAACTAGATGCATAAACAGTAGCTTTTAATCTCTAATCTTCTTTATGCAGCAAGTTGATATCTTACTATTCCAATTCCTTGGATTTCTCCCTATCGTATTCCAATTCTTCTGAGTGTGTGATGCCTAGGGTCGTTACTATGTTCTCGGACatcttctttttgaaatgtttttcgGTCAGTAAACAGAAAAAGGAGGAAGGAGGGAGGAGGGAGTTAGAGCGGGTCCTGATAAAGGATCTTGTTTGTTTAACATGGACTCCTGTCTGGCATGCAATTCTATGATTTACTACTTGCACTTAGCTTTTAGTGTGATAGATTGTTTGCCGATTTACCATATTCTTTAGTCAGAAGTTTCTTGTTCTGCAGGTTCCATGCAGCAGAACTCACAACACATGAAAACTTCCGCAACTGATGATGTTCCTCAAACATTCTTCTCAAGATCCCCATCTAGCACGTCTGTTGCAGGGAAGGCTTCTGACCAACCTAAAAGAACACCGGTGTCTCAGGAGGAAATTGAGTCCATTTTGGTATGTATAAACTGCTCCCATTGTATTTTGTTCCATTTTATGTACACTATTTCCTTATTAGTCCATTCCAAAAAGTATGACACCTTTTTGAATTTGGGaaaatttaacttcaaattttttgttttacccTAAATACATACTTGTATTTCTTTAAAGTCTCAAGCATTTTTAACATCACAAGCTTCAAAAGTCTATCTTTCTTTCTTATATtccgtgtcaagtcaaactacGCCATATAATcgaaatggagggagtattagCTAATCAGAACTTtgagtaacaaaaaaaaagaaagaaaaaagccTATCATTTACTTTGGAAATGCGAAGTAACTATAGGATCCTTTGATAAGATAATCTAGTTATAAATTATTAAGGTTGTTGTTTTCTTCAGTTCTATGCCAAGTGAACTCAAATATTACAAGTtctgtttaattaatttttgttaccAATTGTGGGAAAATGGATAATCCCCAATGTTTTCCTCCTTTTATTATAGGGAATACCCTGTATATTTCTTTAGTATTGGTTATATCAAATATTCTTTATATTGTATAAGTATTAGTCTTGTATTTTCGTATTCTTAGATTTCTATTTCTATGGGTGATTCTTTAGCTTTGATTAtagtattttcttcttgttatccATGCTTTTTGTCGTCTTCTTTTTCATATGTTTTGAGCTAAGGGTCTAtaggaaacaacctctctaagGTAGGGCTAAGGTTTGTGTACGCACAACCCTCctcagaccccacttgtgggattacactggctATGTTGTTGTTCACTTTTAAGTTGTTCAGgctcttcaaaaatgtcgacAGGTGCGTGGAGGATCCTccaaaaatagtgtatttttgaaGGATCCAACACGGGTGCTGCTTTTcggagagtccgagcaacttaggtCACTCACTTTACTTTgcatttcttgtttttcttgcTTCAGCTTTGTTTTACCGTTCAAATATTGTTTCCATGGGACTGGAAGCCTATCGTAAAGCATTTTTGAGACTTCTATTAGTGTATATATTAATAAGAGCTACTGAAATTAAAGGGTTTCATCTTATTAATGTTCTTTGTATGGGCAACAGTCGACACAATCTTCTCTCGTAGTCTAATTGAGATACTGTCAAAACAAAAGCAAATTCGTAATTGGAAAGAGCAGTGATAGAATGTACAGAGCCTCAACTAATATGTCCATGCCTTACTGTGTTAATTATATAATCTTCATTTCCATCACTTCACATTCTGCAATCTGCGCTTAAGATGTAAACACAAGCATATAGATACTAACCTGCGAAGACAGATTCATGATGCCATATTTGTTAAGTTCAAGCCAAACAATTTTGTTCTAGAGATAATTCTATGAAAATCTGCCAATAACTGCCCTTAAAACTGTTTCTCCACTTTTACAGTTAGGTGGCTGCAACTAATTTTGAGGCGAAGATGTGCAGACAGAGGACATAGTTTTTCGACGTCTGGCTTACATTTGGGTGATTTCTTTTGCATGTATGGTATAACTGACACAGTTTTCTGGAATTATAAGTGTATTCTGCAAATGACATCTTTAATTAATGATCATTAGACATTGGAGGCTAATGCGTGGATTGGCTTACTACCTTGATACTGAATGTAAACATTTGCAGACTATGCATTATAAAATTTTGGTCCATCTGTTTGAGAATCTGTCAAAATCTTGCAGTTTGCACCATTGTATACTCTCTCTCAGGCTAGCTATCATTATTGAACTTATCTACATCGATATCGACCTGTTGTCCAATTGGATGGAGTCTAAGATCCACCATATGTGGTGTCAGAGGTACCTCATGCTTGTGAAAAGTAAGAATTGTTTTATCACTCACTGTTAAATACTGTATGTTGTTGTTCTGCTAGACTCTCTCTTTGCTCGATAAAACGTGTGATATTTCAGATCCTCATTACTGATGGTATCTAATGATCTATGAATTGATCAGAAGAACATGCTAGGATTCATTACTTAAACAAAACTAGATCTTGTGCaatcatattaaatatttgactaTATGTTTTGCAAGTGGTTTGAATTACCTGATTCTTATTTTTTACGTTGTTTTTGTTAAGAGTTCTTTCGAACATCACTGCTAAGAGTTGAACTTCTCATTTGGGACAGAACTCTTCCTGCACAAAAGTTTTTCTGCATTTCTTATTACATGCCATTGCCATTACAAAACTTACAGCTTGTATGTACAACAACCCAAAAGACAAAAGAACAAACAATCTACTCAAAAACTGAAGCAATTCAAGCTTCAGAGCTCTTTTCTACCATCTTCTCAAGTATCACAGACTTAAGATTCACCATTGGCGGTCCTTTCTCTCTACGTTCGAGTTCTTCGAGCCTGAAAGATATCAACCTATCCCAGTTCCCACCTTCAAAAAGCACAGCAGCCTTACCATCAGTAATCCTCTGCACAATCCCACAATACATATAATATGGATTATTAGAATTCTTGACAATAGCAATCATCCCAGGTAACAAAAGTGGCAATTCAGGTGGCTTTGGTTTCTTCACAAGACTTTGATTAAAACCAGAAACCATACTTGATTCTGTTTTCttgggtggtggtggtggtggatttttctctataaatttCATTAGACCCTTCTCACCTCCCGGAAATCCGCCagtaaaccccatcatttcttTCTCAAATCCGTCCTCCGGTATCTCCCCAGTCTCCTTGTTTTCTTGATTATCATCATCActagctgctgctgctgctgatCCTACTGCCTTTTGTTCTTCGGAAATCGACTTTTTTAGCTCTTTCTCTATACCCTCTTCTCCATTACACAGACCTCTACCTCCAAGAATCTCATAAAGATTGAATTTTGCTATTGGTGTAACTGAGTTTGAAGATGATTTCATAGCTGATTTGGTATGAACACTACTACTGAGGTTGAGATTGACAGATTGACCAagaaagtttgattttttaagaGGTGGGGTTTGAATTTGAAGGCTTGAGAGTTGAAAGGAAGAAGCAGAAGCcatggttttgattttttttcaagaactttGGATTTGGGAAAGATGATGGTAGAGGATGAGATGAGAAGTAGAAATGGGAAACTGTAATTTGTCCTTTCAAATTCTGACCACCAAtctgtttttgttttgatatcTTCTATTGACAAATGAAACACATGAATGATGTTATCTTCCTTGGAAAAAGATTAAACTTGCACTCATGTTTTACACCATCCTTTCAAAAAGAATCAGGACCACACGTGAGGAATTGcgttaaaagtaaattataatttttatattcatttatgaaattacacgagatatattatgtttttctttaataatttaagatttttttaaaaaatgatcatATGATTTAACTTGATGATCAGAGTATATAGAGGTATTAGATTCGCGCTATGTTGCTATTTGTTATCAAAAGGAATTTCTAAAAGTCAGGACCACACATGTGAAAGGGGTCTTGTAGAAGATATAGTTGATTAAATAAGAGGGCGTTTGAATTGATTTAAAAGtcagttatttttatttttggaagtgttcgataaatataaaaaataacttagagTAAGTAAAAAatggcttaaaataagtcagAAAGTGTTTGACaaagttaaaaataactttaaaatgacttaaaataagtttaaaatcaAAAGTAGGTCTTCCTCtgccttttattttttaacttataaatcatttaagtttgacattttatttttgatttaaaagttACTTTTTAAGTTCATCTAAATAGCCTCTAAAGTTGTTTTTTTAAAGACGTAATTTTTCACAAAttgcaaacataaaaatcatatttgtatgttgtaaatatagtttgcataattgcgttccataataaattttatgtttgctatggagtttttgatttgtataattcgctagatACATCCAATTTTATTCAGATTGTTcagttttgtataaattcatttataaattgtaatttgtataataagaTCTAGATTTATATAATCATAAGTATATAgaacgaatatatatatatatatatgtgtgtgtatgtatgtatgtatgtatgtatgtatttgtatataatctTTTCTCTCGTttcatacaaacacaaacacattttatacattctatatcgaaatatataaaatgtctAATTATATATCGGAAATGACTAATTGTATAGCGAATCAGATTACAAAAGAATGGAATGTTTGTGACAAattacaaacaaaataaatcatagctatattatttaatttgaataacatattttgctatttcataccatttttctttaatacattattaaacACAATTTAGAGATAATAAGTATTGATAAAAGGTGTATATAGTGTACACATTGAATTTGCATAAATTGGAGCGTAAATTATTCCTATCAATAGCCAGAATGGGGACGAAAAGAATTCTTTTTTGTCTCTATAggattcattaaatatttgataataaattcaataattaatatatactattaatttaaaattatcgtAAAAATTAATGGACTTCAAATCTTACATCTACTTATGCGAATAAACAATTTCAATGTGAACTTCAAATCTTACATTTACTTGTGCGAATAAACAATATCATACATTGAATGTTTCGAGAATGTATTTGTAGAAATTGActcaaaacaacaacaaacacaaGTGGTGTTTAGAAAAAATGCAGTACATAAAtcttatttataattctttgaggtaaaaaaattattttccataaattcttaattttctaaacttgatttgaaagaaatacaagaaagaaTCATGGCTAATATATGAATTCTTATTTCAATTTGTTGACGACTATTTTTCATGATGTTAGTCTTTGTAGTTAGTTTTACTAAATTCTCATCATGTTAAATTCAATTGTTAACGACTCTTAAAACAATATTTGCTCCATAAAAATGAGTTGACAATTCTGATAATGAGTTTTAAAGGATCAATGAATAACTAGCACAAAGTACACTAGATTCTATTTTCAAACTTGAAGCAAGTTGTTTGCAGAACGAGAaccattattttttacttaataaGTATAAAGAGAGGGAAACAAAGTTATAAAGTCGTTGTTGCATAATGTATTAGCGTAGAAAACTCGAGTTAAACTTGATGTCATTAAATTTACAAATAAGATGGAATCTAAATCCTAAAAGTTGAATCAAACTTTAGCTTTGCTTATTAGAATACCAAAGTAAACTTGTAGATTTATAAACATATCTAATTCAACttgtttacaattttttttatgttgttcatgatttttattctttttgttattcATGA contains these protein-coding regions:
- the LOC101255121 gene encoding NAD(P)H-quinone oxidoreductase subunit S, chloroplastic, with amino-acid sequence MASASSFQLSSLQIQTPPLKKSNFLGQSVNLNLSSSVHTKSAMKSSSNSVTPIAKFNLYEILGGRGLCNGEEGIEKELKKSISEEQKAVGSAAAAASDDDNQENKETGEIPEDGFEKEMMGFTGGFPGGEKGLMKFIEKNPPPPPPKKTESSMVSGFNQSLVKKPKPPELPLLLPGMIAIVKNSNNPYYMYCGIVQRITDGKAAVLFEGGNWDRLISFRLEELERREKGPPMVNLKSVILEKMVEKSSEA